One Candidatus Hydrogenedentota bacterium genomic region harbors:
- a CDS encoding universal stress protein: protein MIKRILVTTDGSESAEIGVRCAVTIAKAQNASLVVLYVTDIKLLEGPFLRDLTASLGAAPYVNYQGNIALLLDERGKNALSHAESLCEELGVACKTLQQTGIVPRVICENAELADLIVMGRAGEHNKFLEGLIGSTVEAVVRRASVPVLITGHDVLCDGDVVLPYDGSAQAKKALRAGALFAAQHKNKIRVLVVDTPENCELLEAAQSYLQNRELDVDYSCRQGDPGAEIVSFAKSCNAALIIMGAYGHNKLRELVLGSTTSYTINHAPCPVLLVR, encoded by the coding sequence ATGATTAAACGTATCCTCGTTACGACGGATGGCAGCGAATCCGCTGAAATCGGCGTTCGTTGTGCTGTAACCATTGCCAAAGCACAAAATGCCTCTTTGGTCGTACTCTATGTAACGGACATCAAGCTTTTAGAAGGACCTTTCCTCCGAGATTTGACCGCCTCATTAGGTGCCGCTCCCTATGTCAATTATCAGGGGAATATAGCCTTGTTGTTGGATGAGCGGGGAAAAAATGCCTTGTCTCATGCTGAAAGCTTGTGTGAAGAATTGGGTGTCGCGTGTAAAACCCTCCAGCAGACCGGCATTGTTCCACGGGTGATTTGCGAAAATGCTGAACTGGCAGATTTGATTGTTATGGGCCGTGCCGGTGAACACAACAAATTTTTGGAAGGATTGATAGGCTCCACGGTGGAAGCGGTGGTGCGCCGTGCGTCAGTACCTGTTCTTATTACGGGTCATGATGTATTGTGTGATGGGGACGTGGTTCTTCCCTATGATGGATCGGCGCAGGCGAAAAAAGCCTTGCGTGCCGGTGCTCTTTTTGCGGCTCAGCATAAAAATAAAATCCGCGTGCTCGTAGTAGACACGCCGGAAAATTGTGAACTTTTAGAGGCGGCGCAAAGTTATTTGCAAAATAGGGAGCTTGATGTGGATTACAGCTGTCGGCAGGGCGATCCCGGCGCAGAAATTGTTTCATTTGCAAAAAGTTGTAATGCCGCTCTTATTATCATGGGTGCATACGGCCATAATAAACTACGTGAATTGGTTTTGGGGAGCACGACTTCCTACACGATCAACCATGCGCCTTGTCCGGTACTGCTGGTTCGATAA